In a genomic window of Physeter macrocephalus isolate SW-GA chromosome 14, ASM283717v5, whole genome shotgun sequence:
- the SNX5 gene encoding sorting nexin-5 isoform X5, with protein MAAVPELLQQQEEDRSKLRSVSVDLNVDPSLQIDIPDALSERDKVKFTVHTKTTLPTFQSPEFSVTRQHEDFVWLHDTLIETTDYAGLIIPPAPAKPDFDGPREKMQKLGEGEGSMTKEEFAKMKQELEAEYLAVFKKTVSSHEVFLQRLSSHPVLSKDRNFHIFLEYDQDLSVRRKNTKEMFGGFFKSVVKSADEVLFSGVKEVDDFFEQEKHFLSNYYDRIKGSCAKADRMTSAHKNVADDYIHTAACLHSLALEEPTVIKKYLLKAAELFEKLRKVESRVSSDEDLKLTELLRYYMLNIEAAKDLLYRRTKALIDYENSNKALDKARLKSRDVKLAEAHQQECCQKFEQLSESAKEELINFKRKRVAAFRKNLIEMSELEIKHARNSVSLLQSCIDLFKNN; from the exons cTGAGATCTGTATCAGTGGACCTGAATGTTGATCCCTCGCTTCAGATTGACATACCTGATGCACTCAGTGAAAGGGATAAAGTCAAATTTACAGTGCACACCAAG acTACGCTGCCCACGTTTCAGAGCCCAGAGTTTTCTGTTACAAGGCAACATGAAGACTTTGTGTGGCTACATGACACTCTTATTGAAACTACAGACTATGCTGGGCTTATT ATTCCGCCCGCGCCTGCAAAGCCTGACTTCGACGGCCCTCGAGAGAAGATGCAGAAACTGGGAGAGGGTGAAGGGTCTATGACCAAAGAAGAATTTGCCAAGATGAAGCAAGAGCTGGAAGC TGAGTATCTCGCGGTCTTCAAGAAGACTGTGTCTTCCCATGAAGTCTTTCTTCAGCGACTCTCCTCTCACCCTGTTCTCAGTAAAGATCGCAACTTTCACATTTTCCTGGAATATGATCAAGAT CTAAGTGTTAGGCGGAAAAATACCAAAGAGATGTTTGGTGGCTTTTTCAAAAGTGTGGTGAAAAGTGCTGATGAAGTCCTTTTTTCAGGAGTTAAG gAGGTAGATGACTTCTTTGAGCAAGAGAAGCATTTCCTCAGTAACTATTACGATAGGATCAAGGGTTCCTGTGCAAAGGCTGACAGAATGACCAGCGCTCATAAAA ATGTAGCGGACGATTACATCCACACCGCAGCCTGCTTGCATAGCCTGGCTTTAGAAGAGCCCACGGTCATCAAAAA GTACCTATTGAAGGCGGCTGAGCTATTTGAAAAACTTAGG AAAGTAGAGAGTCGAGTCTCCTCAGATGAAGACTTAAAGCTGACAGAGCTCCTCCGATACTACATGCTCAACATAGAGGCTGCTAAG GATCTCTTATACAGACGCACTAAAGCCCTCATTGACTATGAGAATTCAAACAAGGCGTTGGATAAGGCCCGGTTAAAAAGCAGAGATGTCAAGCTGGCTGAGGCACACCAGCAGGAATGCTGCCAGAAATTCGAACAGCTTTCTGAATCTGCAAAAGAAG AGCTAATCAATTTCAAACGAAAGAGAGTGGCAGCATTTAGGAAGAATCTGATTGAAATGTCTGAACTGGAAATAAAGCATGCCAGG AACAGCGTCTCCCTCCTGCAGAGCTGCATCGACTTGTTCAAGAACAACTGA